ATGGGAAAAACCGGAGATCACCCAATACAACCGATTGTATTTTAGAACATGCCAGGATCGTTGAAAATGGAATACTCGAACGAGTCTATTAGATATTCTAAAGAGAGACGACTACCGAGTTGCAAGGTACGTAGACAAATACGTTCATTGcacaataataatttatttaactgtaaacTGGATTTAAGACTATAACCTGACAGTATATCCTTCTTGGTGAATTTGGCATATTGTTAAACCAAAACCTGATTGTGCCAAGTGTAACATACTTTAACGTCTACATACTTACCGtctttatttttagtttttagaGCTACATGTTCTATTTGTGCCTGATGAACAGTGGAACCTAAAACTCAATAAAGTGCCAGTTGAAGCCACAGAGAGCTTCATATCTGCCGGATTTATTAGGTGAgttatttaatgtgttttaccAGCTTTGCTTACAGACTATGTaggattatacattttttgaaatagAGTGATGCGGTAGACCCCCTAGATATACACTTCCATAAGATACCTTGATGGTTGTTGCTTAAAAGGTTTATTATTAGCCGTCCACTATATTGTGATTTGAATATATACTTAAACATTGAATATATGCTTAAACATATCTTAAATCGACACTTTGTATTGAgttaaaatattgaatatagTATATATTGCCACTTGTAAATTATGCTGCTTCCATCATAGGGTCTACCCTGATATAACTCTCAGAGCTCTTAGGAGTGAGCTTGGCAATCTGCTTGGAGCAGAAAGAGATATTCACAGGTTTTCATTTCTAAAATGCGTGGGCCGTAACTTGGCACTGGTGAGTATACTGTAGCTAGCGATACAGTTGCTTATAGTTTGCATTTGATGTGACTGGCACAGGGTGATTTGATTTGTTGCCCCGTTTTATTTACATTCGTTTAAGGTCAAAGCCAAACAAGAAAGAGATCTCAAAGTGAAGTCGTTTGCCCCTCCATACGTATGTACCATACATTCCTCTTTAATTGTTACAGCAGttctgtaaaaatgtaattaagtgtacagtgtgtaggtaaaAGAAACCTACACATGATGAGATTATTACATGTCCTTATGTCACAGTTCTCTTCTGTTCTCCAGGCCCCTCAGCCAGAGCTGTACCTGTTGCCCATTGTGGAGAGTGAAGACAGTGTCTGCTCACAGTCCCTCTCCCTGGACAGCTACAGCACCTCCACAGCCCCCCAGACCTACCGCTCAGCCAGGGGGCAAGGCATGCCAACCGGGACAAAAGAGCAAGTTAAATTACCTCAGATTCCCAAGGGCCCTCAGCTACCCCCTTCTTCCTCCACCAGCCCTAATGAGGAGGAGTCACGgccggaggaggaggagaaagaggcgCCTGAGGAAGAGAGTTATAGCTCcacagaggagaatgaggaagAGCTTCTGTCCTGTCAAAACCCTAAGTGGGCTAAGGATGAGCGCCTCCGGAGGGAGTCCTACATGGAGGAGACACACGTGCCTGTCACACAGGCTAAAAGTGAGTTAATGGGATAGTTCACTCCAAAGTGAGAGTTAATGGGATAGCTCACTCCAAAGTGAGAGTTAATGGGATAGCTCACTCCAAAGTGAGAGTTAATGGGATAGTTCACTCCAAAGTGAGAGTTAATGGGATAGCTCACTCCAAAGTGAGAGTTAATGGGATAGCTCACTCCAAAGTGAGAGTTAATGGGATAGTTCACTCCAAAGTGAGAGTTAATGGGATAGTTCACTCCAAAGTGAGAGTTAATGGGATAGCTCACTTCAAAGTGAGAGTTAATGGGATAGCTCACTCCAAAGTGAGAGTTAATGGGATAGTTCACTCCAAAGTGAGAGTTAATGGGATAGTTCACTCCAAAGTGAGAGTTAATGGGATAGTTCACTCCAAAGTGAGAGTTAATGGGATAGTTCACTCCAAAGTGAGAGTTAATGGGATAGCTCACTCCAAAGTGAGAGTTAATGGGATAGCTCACTCCAAAGTGAGAGTTAATGGGATAGTTCACTCCAAAGTGAGAGTTAATGGGATAGTTCACTCCAAAGTGAGAGTTAATGGGATAGCTCACTTCAAAGTGAGAGTTATTGGGATAGCTCACTCCAAAGTGAGAGTTAATGGGATAGCTCACTCCAAAGTGAGAGTTAATGGGATAGTTCACTCCAAAGTGAGAGTTAATGGGATAGCTCACTCCAAAGTGAGAGTTAATGGGATAGCTCACTCCAAAGTGAGAGTTAATGGGATAGTTCACTCCAAAGTGAGAGTTAATGGGATAGCTCACTTCAAAGTGAGAGTTATTGGGATAGCTCACTCCAAAGTGAGAGTTAATGGGATAGCTCACTCCAAAGTGAGAGTTAATGGGATAGCTCACTCCAAAGTGAGAGTTAATGGGATAGCTCACTCCAAAGTGAGAGTTAATGGGATAGCTCACTCCAAAGTGAGAGTTAATGGGATAGTTCACTCCAAAGTGAGAGTTGATGGGATAGTTCACTCCAAAGTGAGAGTTAATGGGATAGTTCACTCCAAAGTGAGAGTTAATGGGATAGCTCACTTCAAAGTGAGAGTTATTGGGATAGCTCACTCCAAAGTGAGAGTTAATGGGATAGCTCACTCCAAAGTGAGAGTTAATGGGATAGCTCACTCCAAAGTGAGAGTTAATGGGATAGCTCACTCCAAAGTGAGAGTTAATGGGATAGCTCACTCCAAAGTGAGAGTTAATGGGATAGTTCACTCCAAAGTGAGAGTTAATGGGATAGTTCACTCCAAAGTGAGAGTTAATAGGATAGCTCACTTCAAAGTGAGAGTTATTGGGATAGCTCACTCCAAAGTGAGAGTTAATGGGATAGCTCACTCCAAAGTGAGAGTTAATGGGATAGCTCACTCCAAAGTGAGAGTTAATAGGATAGTTCACTCCAAAGTGAGAGTTAATGGGATAGTTCACTCCAAAGTGAGAGTTAATGGGATAGTTCACTCCAAAGTGAGAGTTAATGGGATAGTTCACTCCAAAGTGAGAGTTAATGGGATAGTTCACTCCAAAGTGAGAGTTAATGGGATAGCTCACTCCAAAGTGAGAGTTATTGGGATAGCTCACTCCAAAGTGAGAGTTATTGGGATAGCTCACTCCAAAGTGAGAGTTATTGGGATAGCTCACTCCAAAGTGAGAGTTAATGGGATAGCTCACTCCAAAGTGAGAGTTAATGGGATAGTTCACTCCAAAGTATTAGTTAATGGGATAGTTCACTCCAAAGTGAGAGGTAATGGGATAGTTCACTCCAAAGTCAACCTTCTTGTAGAGATTCTGTCCTGAAAAATCAAAGCATGCTGTAAAGGTGTCTAAGAAATATTTTAGGTTTAAATAGAGTATCCCTTAAAGCGTTAAAAAGGTTACTGATTACATCCATTTTAAAATTGTTACATTTCCCCAGATACATCACACAGCTTCTTATGGTATCAGTGGCAGGTAGAGCACTTTGCTTTTGTTTCAACTGTTAACTGGCCCTTTAACAGTACGTAAATGTTGttccaactatttattttaaattattttgtacagaaTCAGTCATATTGGAGGCAGCACCAGCTAAAAGTGAAACATCTGTAAAgcaaaaacagcattttaagAGGCACAGAGCCAGGGATTCAGGGCTTCCAGAGTCCCTTGAAGAACAGGACCCTGTGTTTCCTCCCTCCCAAGACAGGTAATAGAAAAACAGTATCAGAAACAACCCCGgtaccaaaaaagttgggacacagtgtaaaattctaataaaaacagaatgcaatgtatccttgaatttaattgaagatattacaaagacaacctaTCAGATGTTGAacctgagaaattttattgtttttggaaatatatatgcacattttgaaattgatgcCAGTTTCTAAAACAGTTGGGACACGGCATGTTTACTACAGTGTTGCAtaacctcttcttttaacaacactctgtaagtgtttggaaactgagtagatcaattgctgtagttttgaaagtgaaatgttcccattcttgcttgatataggacttcagttgctcaacagttcagggtctcctttgtcatatttttcatttcataatgggGCAAaagttttcagtgggtgacaggtctggactgcagacaggccagtttagcacccagactattttactacggagccatgctgttgtattaCATACAGAATGTGGTTGGGCATTTTCTTGTTaaataagcaaggctttccctgaaaaagactttGCCTGAATGGCAGCATGTGGCTCCAAATCCTTTATGTTGCTCAACATGAATGGTGCCTTCACCaatgtgcaagtcatccatgccacATGaacaaatgcacccccatacaatcacagatgctggcttttgaactgtactCTGATATCAATGGATGATCCCTCTCCTCTTGAGCCCAGAAgacacggcatccatgattcccattTGACAAATctaattttgattcgtcagaccacaggacagttttttcatcttaaatgagctcaggcccagagaaggcagcataATTACTGGATCTCGTTtacatatggtttcttctttgcatggtagagttttaacatgcatttgtggatgctgcaacgtactgtgttcagaGACAGTGGTTTTCCGAAGTGTTCCTGaggccatgcagtgatttccaataCAGAATCAAGTCTTATTTAACACAGTAACACCTAaggacctgaagatcacagccatccaatattgttttttggcctgctcccttgtgtacagagattcctccggattctctgaatcttttaatgatattatgtaccgtagatgatgagatccccaaaaacattattcttaaattgttgcactattttgcctgcgcagtctttcacagtggtgaactccttcccatctttacttctgaaagttCTATCCTCTCTGAAATTATCTTTTactacccagtcatgttactgacctgttgccaattgacctaattagttgtgagatgttctaccaggtttttttttagcattacacaacttttccagtcttttgttgccccctCCCAAGTTTTTTGAAACATGTCgcaggcatcaaatttaaactgggtatttatttttcaagtaacaataacatttctcagttatAACATTTAATGctgtctttgcactattttctactgaatatatgtttaaatgattcacacattattgcattcaggttttttacacaacatcccaactttttggaaacaagctTGTATGTCTATGCAACGCATGTTTACTTATATCACTTTGTGACATTTAGGCACACATCTAGATTGGTGGTACCCAACATTAATGGCATCAGTTTACTTACTACCAACCCATGCCTGATGAGTCGTATGAACCACCTATGGAAAGGCATGGTTGGAAACCATAGCaattcattgtttgttttctttaaaaggtTCAGGAAATCTAAAGATGTGCAAACACTGAAATGTATCAGGAATGAACCAAACAATGAGGTaagagtttatttttttccactAATGGAAATAGCATTTCAATGCTACCTTTTGTTAAAGCCAGGCCTTTTAATTTTGGCAAGCCTGTTCCAAATGTTTTGCTCTGAACCCCTTGTTTCATCAAATAATGCAtgccaagttttttttttgagactACAAGATCTaagcagaaaataacttaaaatgaCCAGCAACTTGTAAGTACCACATAGGGCTTAGTTACTGCTTTTAAATTCAACAGCCAGCAGGTGCTTTGAATTTAAAAGGGGATCTTAGGATTATAGGTCCAAAAGGGTACTTTCACAGTCATCTTAATATGCAGACGGATTTACGTCAACAAGAAAAACAAGGGAATTCAAAACCAGTTGTTCATTTATCATGTAGGTCCCTGAAAACCCAGTTCTGTTGTCCACGCTTACACCAGCCCAGTACCATTTTCCACCCTGTTCCCCAACCCAGTCCAAACGTACAACTGCTGCACCGACCTTCCTGACAAGCAGTAAGCAAACATCTCCAAAGTATTTTTGCAATCATCCATATTGGAGTTGCTGACTTAAAATAAGGAAATTATGATGCAAATGACAAAGTGTTTCCTCTCTTAGGAGATGAACTGATGGAGGAAATTAAGATGGCCAAAGAGGAGCGAAAGCTACTGGAACAGTCAAGGCAAGAGTTGCTAAGAA
The nucleotide sequence above comes from Esox lucius isolate fEsoLuc1 chromosome 8, fEsoLuc1.pri, whole genome shotgun sequence. Encoded proteins:
- the spata1 gene encoding spermatogenesis-associated protein 1 isoform X2 — its product is MPGSLKMEYSNESIRYSKERRLPSCKFLELHVLFVPDEQWNLKLNKVPVEATESFISAGFIRVYPDITLRALRSELGNLLGAERDIHRFSFLKCVGRNLALVKAKQERDLKVKSFAPPYAPQPELYLLPIVESEDSVCSQSLSLDSYSTSTAPQTYRSARGQGMPTGTKEQVKLPQIPKGPQLPPSSSTSPNEEESRPEEEEKEAPEEESYSSTEENEEELLSCQNPKWAKDERLRRESYMEETHVPVTQAKKSVILEAAPAKSETSVKQKQHFKRHRARDSGLPESLEEQDPVFPPSQDRFRKSKDVQTLKCIRNEPNNEVPENPVLLSTLTPAQYHFPPCSPTQSKRTTAAPTFLTSRDELMEEIKMAKEERKLLEQSRQELLRKGKDLLAQNRRRRNQARDSWKKQYFDTKKATAPLEVTLRSLRQELEKFYNKLLHQLQARDAKGKTRRPGRMSSTKLIRSIILHGRLFEKQV
- the spata1 gene encoding spermatogenesis-associated protein 1 isoform X3, whose translation is MPGSLKMEYSNESIRYSKERRLPSCKFLELHVLFVPDEQWNLKLNKVPVEATESFISAGFIRVYPDITLRALRSELGNLLGAERDIHRFSFLKCVGRNLALVKAKQERDLKVKSFAPPYAPQPELYLLPIVESEDSVCSQSLSLDSYSTSTAPQTYRSARGQGMPTGTKEQVKLPQIPKGPQLPPSSSTSPNEEESRPEEEEKEAPEEESYSSTEENEEELLSCQNPKWAKDERLRRESYMEETHVPVTQAKKSVILEAAPAKSETSVKQKQHFKRHRARDSGLPESLEEQDPVFPPSQDRFRKSKDVQTLKCIRNEPNNEVPENPVLLSTLTPAQYHFPPCSPTQSKRTTAAPTFLTSRDELMEEIKMAKEERKLLEQSRQELLRKGKDLLAQNRRRRNQGLTLEQNPVALWPFLFFQLVTVGRSNTLIPRRPQHLWRSH
- the spata1 gene encoding spermatogenesis-associated protein 1 isoform X1, whose product is MPGSLKMEYSNESIRYSKERRLPSCKFLELHVLFVPDEQWNLKLNKVPVEATESFISAGFIRVYPDITLRALRSELGNLLGAERDIHRFSFLKCVGRNLALVKAKQERDLKVKSFAPPYAPQPELYLLPIVESEDSVCSQSLSLDSYSTSTAPQTYRSARGQGMPTGTKEQVKLPQIPKGPQLPPSSSTSPNEEESRPEEEEKEAPEEESYSSTEENEEELLSCQNPKWAKDERLRRESYMEETHVPVTQAKKSVILEAAPAKSETSVKQKQHFKRHRARDSGLPESLEEQDPVFPPSQDRFRKSKDVQTLKCIRNEPNNEVPENPVLLSTLTPAQYHFPPCSPTQSKRTTAAPTFLTSRDELMEEIKMAKEERKLLEQSRQELLRKGKDLLAQNRRRRNQARDSWKKQYFDTKKATAPLEVTLRSLRQELEKFYNKLLHQLQARDAKGKTRRPGRMSSTKNELIIQILTESHEIDNLKRKIDDDKMKLIMETKLRKQAATELRALKAELAQKKTQMFLSGPMGLGGGVKDGT